Proteins from a single region of Solibacillus isronensis:
- a CDS encoding GNAT family N-acetyltransferase, with amino-acid sequence MVIKIEEAKEQHYIEVNRLVRQGHDDHVRGDNTVFREVESVMPEEYYLELLEQEQSTVLIAREGNKIIGFAVISIEASPDFPSLVQRRFAYIHDFGVDQSEKRKGIGSLLFEACLKWAKEMNVDEVELNVWEFNEEAIAFYKKHSMKTISRKLRLALQ; translated from the coding sequence ATGGTTATCAAAATAGAAGAAGCAAAGGAACAACACTATATAGAAGTAAATCGTTTAGTAAGACAAGGACATGACGATCATGTAAGGGGGGATAATACAGTATTCCGTGAAGTAGAGAGTGTTATGCCAGAAGAATATTATTTGGAATTGCTTGAGCAAGAGCAAAGTACAGTATTAATAGCAAGGGAGGGAAATAAAATAATAGGCTTTGCTGTCATTAGTATAGAAGCTTCACCTGATTTCCCTTCGTTAGTTCAGAGGAGGTTTGCATACATTCATGATTTTGGTGTAGACCAGTCAGAAAAACGAAAAGGAATTGGATCGCTGTTATTTGAAGCTTGTCTAAAGTGGGCGAAAGAAATGAATGTTGATGAAGTGGAGTTAAATGTATGGGAATTCAATGAAGAGGCCATTGCATTTTATAAAAAACATTCTATGAAAACTATCAGCAGGAAATTGAGATTGGCTCTTCAATAG